From Streptomyces subrutilus, a single genomic window includes:
- a CDS encoding DUF397 domain-containing protein, with product MSPSPTRTTTFNGVTLPPAQWRKSSRSGGNDNCVEIADFRGTKHAGIAIRDSKVLEGPALLLSPATFLTFVQHAAEVETSI from the coding sequence ATGAGCCCCAGCCCGACCCGCACCACGACCTTCAACGGCGTGACCCTGCCCCCCGCCCAATGGCGGAAGTCGTCCCGCAGTGGCGGCAACGACAACTGCGTGGAGATCGCCGACTTCCGCGGCACCAAGCACGCCGGCATCGCCATCAGGGACTCGAAGGTCCTGGAGGGTCCGGCCCTGCTGCTGTCACCGGCCACGTTCCTGACCTTCGTGCAGCACGCTGCCGAGGTTGAAACCTCGATCTGA